The segment TAAGTGATATGCAAGAAATAAGATAAGAAAGTTAGGTGAGAAGAAAGCCTTGGCCACTTGGTTAAGATAGTTGATTGCTTGGTTTCCGGCTACGCTTTCAGCTACGCCGAGACACGGGCTAGTTAAAACTTCAGCGGATACGGTCGCTTCTTGCTTAGGAAGGGTAAGGTAAAAACGGTACAAGCGCGAAGCAAGTAAAACAAGTTCAAAGAAGGAGGTAATCGCCATAGGAATAAAGATACTATGCAGGTCAATTGAGCCTCGTATAAAATATGATGACCATACAACAGTCAAGTAGGTAACAATCGTACCGATTTCTAAAATGGTGATCGATTTATTCAAGAAAGAAAGTTGTGCTAAAATTTCTAAAGATTTTTTTAAACTTTCAGTAATAAATATACAAGCTAAAAAGGGTAGAAGGCTGCGGGGTACATTTCTTAGAAAAAAATCGACTATCTTAACGTCAGAAGCAAAAAGACCAACAATGGAAATACAAGCAACAACGAGCAGCGTGATCATAACTCTTAATGCGTACTGTTTAACTAAGGATTTGAATTGGGCCTGACTAGAGCTGTACTCCTGGTAAAAAGAAAACAGGGAGTAGTCAAAACCAAAGTTTGTTAAACTGATAAGAAGGTAGATGGATGAAAAAATCGTTCCGGATATCCCAAAGAGTTCTTTGCTTATGACATAAAACAAACAGGCTTGATGTGTTTGTAATAAAAATTTGTACAAAAATACATTAATCGTATTCCATTTGATAGCTTGTAAAAATTGTGAATGCATGATTTAACCCCTTTATAAAACTTAAGAAAATTTATTCTATCATAAAAGTTTCCAGCTCCTATGTTTTGTAAGGTAAAACAAAAAGAATTCCGATGGTTACGCGCTAATCCTTGAAGCTGGCCTTGATCTCTTTTAAAAGGTTTAATAATCGTATATGATGGATAAGTCAAAAACAAGGATAACGCTTTTGACGGCGAAGTAGGTTTCTTCTAGGAAAGGAGAGCTTATGTTCTTAGTCGATGAAAAAGTTGTGTATCCTGGCTACGGAGTAGCATTAATTTCTAAATTAGTCAGAAGGCTCATTTCTGGTAAACAAACAAGTTTTTATGAACTAAAGTTTTTCAATAAAGATATGGCAGTTCTTGTCCCTGAAGATCGCATTGAAGCTGTCGGTATCAGAAGACTAAGCACTGAACAAGATCTCAATTCTATGTTCAAGTTACTAGCTGAACCAATTAAGAAAAGTAGCGATGAGCTAGGAATCAATAATTGGAACAGACGTAATAAAAAATATCAACTAAGTTTACGATCAGGAGATTTGCTAAAGCTGTGTCATATTTATCGAGATTTACAATTAATTTCTCATACAAAAGAACTTTCT is part of the Candidatus Babeliales bacterium genome and harbors:
- a CDS encoding CarD family transcriptional regulator, coding for MFLVDEKVVYPGYGVALISKLVRRLISGKQTSFYELKFFNKDMAVLVPEDRIEAVGIRRLSTEQDLNSMFKLLAEPIKKSSDELGINNWNRRNKKYQLSLRSGDLLKLCHIYRDLQLISHTKELSFGERNLKSKIELLLIEEIAVVKNIDKDKASKYLQKSFLLAQKTSGDEKSFNEKSFNEKSSSTDKIEQEEISEFPKRSKIVSKITSREQSANLG